The following coding sequences lie in one Candidatus Neptunochlamydia sp. REUL1 genomic window:
- a CDS encoding MFS transporter has translation MKGSKIQSTTLKQKISIVGICSGCIVMGLVFTMVNTAIPSIQKSLKTSIHAMQWMMIAFGMINCAFLVTSGRIADIFGRKKIFLLGLSSSGTGMLLAGFCSGSPGLILSMSLAGFGNAILLPVSQAMLVSEFPEMRRKHAIAIWATAVASAMAIGPLVGGLILEELGWQWVFWATIPIVLISFILVCFFSRESQNQDDPPHIDYKGMLYIATALASFVLITTEFSQLPWIIILLLLIVLFISAYLLRRNGKTHSSPILLQELVQNRTFLCASIASACLIFYLWSLFFILPIYLQKVQPFSPLETGLLMLGITVPVALFSPLVGKLYTSRNAWIFIAAGFFLLMLSSILLTFFTASSTIPFILTTILLFGLGYSLTCSPTTVAAISVVSTQKAGIASGTFVTFQEIGGTLGLALIVSLIQMYPNLLLGINRGALGLLIISAMGCFCGLALRKTTITR, from the coding sequence ATGAAAGGTTCAAAAATACAGTCAACAACTCTAAAACAAAAAATCAGCATCGTAGGGATTTGTTCTGGGTGCATTGTCATGGGCCTTGTCTTCACAATGGTTAACACTGCCATTCCCTCTATCCAAAAGTCCCTTAAAACAAGCATTCATGCAATGCAGTGGATGATGATTGCTTTTGGAATGATTAATTGCGCCTTCCTTGTAACAAGTGGACGTATTGCTGATATTTTTGGCAGAAAAAAAATCTTTTTGTTGGGTCTTTCCTCATCAGGAACCGGTATGCTACTCGCAGGGTTTTGCTCAGGAAGTCCGGGTCTTATTCTAAGCATGAGTTTGGCAGGATTTGGAAACGCCATCCTCCTTCCAGTCTCTCAGGCGATGCTAGTCTCTGAATTTCCTGAAATGCGCCGCAAACATGCCATCGCTATTTGGGCAACAGCGGTAGCCTCTGCAATGGCAATAGGTCCTCTGGTCGGTGGTCTTATTCTTGAAGAGCTCGGTTGGCAGTGGGTATTCTGGGCAACTATCCCAATTGTCCTTATCAGTTTTATCCTTGTCTGCTTTTTTTCTAGAGAGAGTCAGAATCAAGATGATCCCCCTCATATTGATTATAAGGGGATGCTCTATATCGCCACAGCGCTTGCTTCATTTGTTCTAATCACCACGGAATTTTCCCAACTGCCTTGGATCATTATACTTCTGCTTCTAATCGTATTATTTATCAGCGCCTACCTACTACGGAGAAATGGAAAAACACACTCCTCTCCCATTCTTCTACAAGAGCTCGTTCAAAATCGCACCTTTCTTTGTGCATCCATTGCGAGTGCTTGCCTTATTTTTTACCTTTGGTCCCTATTTTTTATTCTTCCTATCTACTTACAAAAAGTCCAGCCCTTCTCACCTTTAGAGACTGGATTGCTCATGCTAGGAATTACGGTTCCTGTGGCTCTTTTCTCGCCGCTTGTCGGAAAACTGTATACCTCTAGAAATGCTTGGATTTTTATCGCTGCAGGATTCTTTCTGTTAATGCTCTCCTCAATCCTGCTAACTTTCTTTACCGCATCTTCTACTATCCCATTCATCTTAACTACAATCCTCCTTTTTGGATTAGGATATAGCTTGACCTGTAGTCCCACAACAGTTGCCGCAATTTCTGTTGTATCCACACAAAAAGCAGGCATTGCATCCGGTACATTTGTGACCTTTCAAGAAATCGGTGGAACTTTGGGCCTAGCTCTCATTGTCTCTTTGATTCAAATGTACCCGAATTTACTCTTAGGCATTAATAGAGGAGCTCTAGGTCTTTTAATCATCAGTGCAATGGGATGCTTTTGCGGGCTTGCGCTACGAAAAACAACGATTACAAGATAG
- the rpsG gene encoding 30S ribosomal protein S7, which yields MSRRRRATKRKAIPDPKYNSTVLAKFINRVMMHGKKSIATKIVYNALEEFSKKVSAEDTLSAFDQAMENAMPTLEVKSRRIGGATYQVPIEIPPERRQAMAMKWIITNARQKAGRSMADGLAAELSDCFNNQGTTIKKKDDTHRMAEANKAFAHYKW from the coding sequence ATGTCTAGAAGACGTCGAGCAACCAAACGCAAAGCCATCCCTGATCCCAAGTACAATAGCACCGTTCTTGCGAAATTTATCAACCGTGTCATGATGCACGGCAAAAAATCTATTGCGACCAAAATCGTATACAATGCCCTTGAGGAATTTTCCAAAAAAGTAAGTGCCGAAGACACCTTAAGTGCTTTCGACCAAGCTATGGAAAATGCCATGCCAACTTTGGAAGTCAAGTCTCGCCGAATTGGTGGGGCCACTTACCAGGTGCCGATTGAAATCCCTCCTGAAAGACGTCAAGCTATGGCTATGAAGTGGATCATTACAAATGCCCGCCAGAAAGCTGGGCGAAGCATGGCCGATGGCTTAGCAGCGGAACTCTCCGATTGTTTCAACAACCAGGGAACTACAATTAAAAAGAAAGACGACACTCACCGCATGGCTGAAGCAAACAAAGCTTTTGCCCACTACAAATGGTAA
- a CDS encoding SemiSWEET family sugar transporter — protein sequence MILLVISIVASATSVLSLIPQIYRTYQLKSASDLSLLMLINFLVCSLSWVAYGGLTGMVFVWVTNVMMTIFSIVLIVFKIRYTPKVKQCG from the coding sequence ATGATCTTATTGGTGATTAGTATTGTCGCGTCAGCGACGTCTGTTCTTTCTCTTATTCCTCAGATCTATCGCACGTATCAACTGAAGTCAGCAAGTGATCTGTCTTTATTGATGCTCATTAATTTTCTGGTTTGCTCATTGAGTTGGGTAGCTTATGGTGGACTCACAGGGATGGTTTTTGTCTGGGTTACCAATGTGATGATGACGATTTTTTCGATTGTTCTGATTGTTTTTAAAATTAGGTATACACCGAAAGTAAAACAATGCGGTTGA
- the tsp gene encoding tail-specific protease Tsp has protein sequence MKEKVGIMGRVAFPRFIFLFIFISTAFASDPYTLSLQDVRSSMDKMFTYHVENKEFSPLIVKRSLKIYIEQFDPDRLYLLKGEVEPFLSLTPRQIRRVINDFQRDQYPEYWNLNFLIEKSIHRNQRIRHEEIERLIDGETEDFTLHVTTSYPNYSSTEQELRERVHNRLILELKAYMKGRKEVSLNPQLIQKILNHRSKKSISFESQYLNPTEHTLALHMLKAMAKSLDAHTGYYSPREAYEIRAALKKEFSGVGVVLCEDFDGVYISDVVKGGPAEKSGNIEVGDVLVAVNHQGIEKLVFEELLEVMKGQSGSKVTLGLKRNKTILHVDLIREKITMDDERLSIEFVPNGDGIIGKINVPAFYDNGGAVSLDRDLREALRTLKQEGELQGIVMDFRENSGGFLSQAVKVSSFFIQGGLIVISKYADGEVSYQRNIDGRRYFDGPLVILTSKASASAAEIVAQALQDYGVALIVGDERSYGKGSMQYQTITDERAKAFFKVTVGRYYTASGRSPQIQGVQADIVVPTIFFPYNIGERYLEFPLSNDHLSGDVFHSLMNIKQGSYRDVARFTVPYLKPRESGWRQMLPRLTANSQERIDQNQNFQFFLKVGNGYRPKKSRGQSRRDAQGENFGSNDLQMNEAVEIVRDMISISREKPLR, from the coding sequence GTGAAAGAAAAAGTGGGGATTATGGGAAGGGTAGCTTTTCCGAGATTTATTTTTCTCTTTATTTTTATTTCAACAGCGTTTGCAAGTGACCCCTATACGCTTTCACTTCAAGATGTGCGATCAAGCATGGATAAAATGTTTACTTATCATGTTGAAAATAAAGAGTTTTCTCCTCTAATTGTTAAACGCTCCCTTAAAATCTATATTGAACAATTTGATCCAGATCGTCTCTACCTATTAAAGGGAGAGGTTGAGCCCTTTCTTTCTCTTACCCCAAGGCAAATCCGAAGGGTGATCAATGATTTTCAAAGGGATCAATATCCTGAATATTGGAACCTAAATTTTCTCATTGAAAAGTCAATTCATAGGAATCAAAGGATTCGACACGAGGAGATTGAGCGTCTGATTGATGGAGAGACAGAGGACTTCACTCTCCACGTGACAACTTCCTATCCAAACTATTCAAGCACCGAGCAGGAGCTCAGAGAAAGGGTTCACAATCGACTGATCCTTGAGCTAAAAGCTTACATGAAGGGAAGGAAGGAGGTTTCGCTCAACCCTCAGCTTATCCAAAAAATTCTAAACCACCGCTCGAAGAAATCGATTTCCTTTGAGTCTCAGTATTTAAATCCGACTGAACACACCTTGGCATTGCACATGCTTAAGGCTATGGCGAAAAGCCTTGATGCTCATACGGGTTACTACAGTCCTAGAGAAGCATATGAAATTCGGGCGGCTTTGAAGAAGGAATTTTCAGGAGTGGGAGTCGTTCTTTGTGAAGACTTTGATGGGGTCTATATTTCTGATGTTGTTAAGGGGGGGCCTGCTGAAAAAAGTGGGAACATCGAAGTCGGGGATGTTCTTGTTGCGGTTAACCACCAAGGGATTGAAAAGCTCGTATTTGAGGAGCTTCTTGAGGTAATGAAAGGACAGTCAGGGTCTAAAGTAACTTTGGGTCTTAAAAGGAATAAGACGATTCTTCACGTCGACCTAATCCGTGAAAAGATCACGATGGATGATGAGAGGCTCTCCATAGAATTTGTGCCTAACGGTGATGGGATCATTGGAAAAATTAACGTTCCAGCTTTTTATGATAATGGAGGGGCCGTCAGCTTGGATCGCGACCTTCGCGAGGCGCTGCGCACGCTTAAGCAAGAAGGAGAGCTCCAAGGGATTGTTATGGATTTTCGTGAGAATTCAGGGGGATTCCTGAGCCAAGCGGTTAAAGTTTCTTCTTTCTTTATCCAGGGCGGACTCATTGTTATTTCAAAGTATGCCGATGGCGAAGTAAGCTACCAGCGGAACATCGACGGAAGGCGCTACTTCGATGGGCCTCTTGTGATTCTGACGTCTAAGGCTTCTGCATCAGCTGCTGAAATTGTTGCTCAAGCACTCCAAGACTATGGAGTGGCTCTCATTGTTGGAGATGAGCGCTCTTATGGAAAAGGGTCGATGCAATATCAAACGATTACAGATGAGAGGGCAAAAGCTTTCTTTAAGGTGACGGTCGGTCGTTACTATACTGCCTCCGGGCGCTCGCCCCAGATTCAAGGGGTTCAAGCAGATATTGTTGTTCCGACCATTTTCTTTCCTTATAATATCGGTGAGCGATATCTTGAATTCCCCCTCTCAAACGATCACTTGAGTGGCGATGTATTTCACTCTCTCATGAATATCAAACAAGGATCATACCGAGACGTTGCGCGGTTTACCGTTCCTTACCTCAAACCTCGCGAGTCAGGCTGGCGACAGATGCTTCCGCGCTTAACGGCTAATAGCCAAGAGCGCATTGATCAAAACCAAAACTTTCAGTTTTTCCTTAAAGTTGGCAATGGGTACCGTCCCAAAAAATCTAGAGGGCAATCTCGCCGCGATGCCCAAGGTGAAAACTTTGGGTCAAACGATCTTCAGATGAATGAGGCAGTCGAAATCGTCAGAGATATGATCTCAATCAGCAGAGAAAAGCCCTTGCGCTAA
- the tnpA gene encoding IS200/IS605 family transposase, protein MFWEMCKCSCHPKYSVGEVVRKFKSITAGELFKTYPELKKDLWGGGFWTDGYYVATIAEGGDWKVVKKYVKNQGKLEDCDQLRFF, encoded by the coding sequence ATGTTTTGGGAAATGTGCAAGTGCTCCTGTCATCCTAAATATAGCGTTGGAGAGGTGGTTAGGAAGTTTAAGAGTATAACAGCCGGAGAACTTTTTAAAACATACCCCGAACTGAAAAAAGATTTATGGGGAGGGGGATTTTGGACAGATGGATATTATGTGGCAACTATTGCAGAGGGAGGAGACTGGAAAGTGGTAAAAAAGTATGTTAAAAATCAGGGGAAACTAGAAGATTGTGATCAATTAAGATTTTTCTAA
- the rpsL gene encoding 30S ribosomal protein S12, whose translation MPTINQLVRKPRSPKKKKKKSPALQKCPQRRGVCLQVKTKTPKKPNSALRKVAWVRLSNGQEVIAYIGGEGHNLQEHSIVLVRGGRVKDLPGVRYHIVRGSLDCAAVKDRKKGRSKYGAKKPK comes from the coding sequence ATGCCAACGATTAACCAGCTCGTGCGTAAACCACGATCACCTAAAAAGAAAAAAAAGAAGTCTCCTGCGCTCCAAAAATGTCCTCAAAGAAGGGGTGTTTGTCTTCAAGTGAAGACTAAGACTCCTAAAAAACCAAACTCGGCACTTCGTAAAGTCGCTTGGGTTCGCCTATCTAACGGGCAGGAAGTAATCGCATATATCGGCGGTGAAGGACATAACCTGCAGGAACATAGCATCGTCCTCGTAAGAGGTGGAAGGGTGAAGGATCTCCCCGGTGTTCGCTACCATATCGTCCGCGGTTCACTTGACTGCGCAGCCGTCAAAGACCGAAAGAAAGGCCGATCAAAATACGGCGCAAAGAAACCTAAGTAA
- the fusA gene encoding elongation factor G, whose translation MANKRPPQDKLASVRNIGIMAHIDAGKTTCTERILYYSGRVHRIGEVHEGAATMDWMEQEQERGITITSAATTVYWKDCKINIIDTPGHVDFTVEVERSLRVLDGSVAVFSAVDGVQPQSETVWRQAEKYSVPRIAFINKMDRVGADYFYCIKSMQEKLGANAIPVQYPIGAENDFLGMCDLVSMKAYIFKDETLGAEFETTDIPDDLKEKCQELRAKLLEELATVDESDEEFMMKVLEAPDTLTEDEIHAAIRKGVVTNKFNPVLCGSAFKNKGVQPLLDAVTKWMPSPLDRGTIKGLDVDSDEELSLEPADDSPLAALAFKVVTDPYVGRLTFVRVYSGTLEKGMTLINTTKGKKERVSRLLEMHSNQRKDRDEFFTGDIAAVIGLKNTTTGDTLCAPSNPLLLEKMEFPEPVISMAIEPKSKGDREKLSVALGSLSEEDPTFRVTSNEETGQTIIAGMGELHLEILKDRMFREFKVEANVGAPQVSYKETITAPGKTDTKFVKQSGGRGQYAHVCLEIEPNESGKGNEVVSKIVGGVIPREYIPACIKGVEEGLANGVLAGFSLVDVKVAIVFGSFHEVDSNEMAFKICSSMAIKDAAKKSKPTILEPIMKVVVTTPEDYLGDVMGDINRRRGKIQNQGNEKGVVLFECEVPLSEMFGYSTTLRSLSSGRATYTMEPSHFERVPTKIQEEITKRQ comes from the coding sequence ATGGCAAATAAACGCCCCCCACAAGATAAATTAGCAAGCGTACGCAACATTGGCATCATGGCCCATATCGATGCCGGGAAAACCACTTGTACAGAGCGAATCCTATATTATTCCGGTCGTGTACACCGTATCGGTGAGGTCCATGAAGGGGCCGCTACAATGGATTGGATGGAGCAGGAACAAGAGCGCGGAATTACTATTACTTCTGCAGCCACAACTGTTTATTGGAAAGACTGCAAGATCAACATTATTGACACACCGGGACACGTTGACTTTACCGTTGAGGTAGAACGTTCTTTGCGAGTCCTTGATGGATCGGTCGCTGTCTTTAGTGCGGTTGATGGTGTGCAACCCCAGTCTGAGACTGTGTGGAGGCAAGCTGAGAAATATAGCGTACCCAGAATCGCTTTCATCAACAAAATGGATCGTGTTGGCGCTGACTACTTCTACTGCATCAAGAGCATGCAAGAGAAACTCGGTGCAAATGCCATCCCTGTTCAGTACCCCATCGGAGCCGAAAACGACTTTCTAGGGATGTGTGATCTCGTTTCTATGAAAGCCTACATTTTCAAGGATGAGACTTTGGGTGCTGAGTTTGAAACCACTGATATTCCTGACGACCTAAAAGAAAAATGCCAAGAGCTCCGCGCAAAACTGCTGGAAGAACTTGCTACCGTTGATGAGTCGGACGAAGAATTTATGATGAAAGTGCTTGAGGCGCCCGATACTTTGACTGAAGATGAAATTCATGCAGCCATTCGAAAAGGTGTTGTCACGAACAAATTTAATCCTGTGCTTTGCGGTTCAGCATTTAAGAACAAAGGAGTTCAACCCCTTCTTGATGCTGTAACAAAATGGATGCCTTCTCCTCTAGATCGAGGAACGATTAAAGGACTTGATGTTGATTCTGATGAAGAGCTCTCTCTTGAGCCTGCAGATGATAGTCCTCTTGCTGCACTTGCCTTTAAAGTTGTTACCGATCCTTACGTCGGTCGCTTAACTTTCGTTCGTGTTTACTCAGGAACTCTCGAAAAAGGGATGACACTGATCAATACAACAAAAGGCAAAAAAGAACGTGTTTCAAGACTACTTGAAATGCACTCAAACCAACGAAAGGATCGCGATGAGTTCTTTACAGGAGATATTGCAGCCGTCATTGGATTAAAAAACACTACGACTGGAGATACCCTTTGTGCTCCAAGCAATCCTCTTCTTTTAGAGAAGATGGAATTCCCCGAGCCTGTGATTTCAATGGCTATTGAGCCAAAATCAAAAGGCGACAGAGAAAAACTTTCAGTAGCGCTAGGCTCCCTTTCTGAAGAAGATCCAACGTTCCGTGTTACATCAAACGAGGAAACCGGACAGACAATTATTGCCGGAATGGGTGAACTCCACCTTGAAATCTTAAAAGATCGAATGTTCCGCGAATTCAAGGTTGAAGCAAATGTGGGTGCACCACAAGTCTCATACAAAGAAACGATTACCGCACCTGGAAAAACAGATACCAAGTTTGTGAAACAGTCTGGTGGACGTGGTCAATATGCACATGTTTGCTTAGAAATTGAGCCAAACGAGTCGGGTAAAGGCAACGAAGTTGTTAGCAAGATTGTTGGAGGAGTCATCCCAAGAGAGTACATCCCTGCATGTATCAAAGGGGTAGAAGAAGGGCTTGCCAACGGAGTTCTTGCAGGCTTTAGCTTGGTTGACGTTAAGGTGGCAATCGTATTTGGATCTTTCCACGAGGTTGATTCGAATGAGATGGCCTTCAAGATTTGTTCTTCGATGGCAATTAAAGATGCTGCGAAGAAAAGTAAGCCGACTATCCTCGAACCGATTATGAAAGTCGTTGTGACAACTCCTGAAGATTATTTAGGGGATGTCATGGGCGACATCAACAGGCGTCGCGGAAAAA